One Kazachstania africana CBS 2517 chromosome 9, complete genome genomic region harbors:
- the MDM35 gene encoding Mdm35p (similar to Saccharomyces cerevisiae MDM35 (YKL053C-A); ancestral locus Anc_2.587), protein MGNIMSSSFAPECTELKKKYDSCFNEWYTEKFLKGKSIENECSKEWDNYIKCVDRNLVKSGIKPALDEARKEAPFENGGDLNKD, encoded by the coding sequence ATGGGTAATATAATGTCATCAAGTTTTGCACCTGAATGTACTGagctgaaaaagaaatacgACAGTTGTTTCAATGAGTGGTACACGGAGAAATTCCTCAAGGGTAAATCCATCGAGAATGAGTGCTCGAAAGAATGGGACAACTACATAAAATGCGTCGATAGAAACCTGGTAAAATCAGGAATCAAACCTGCACTGGATGAAGCAAGGAAAGAAGCTCCATTTGAAAACGGCGGTGATCTAAATAAAGATTAA
- the TMA19 gene encoding Tma19p (similar to Saccharomyces cerevisiae TMA19 (YKL056C); ancestral locus Anc_2.584), with protein MIIYKDIFSNDELLSDAYDVTEVDGVIYEADCAMVKVGGDNIDIGANPSAEDGGDDDVDDGSEIVNNVVHSFRLQPTGFDKKSFLTYIKGYMKAVKAKLQESNPDAVATFEKGAQTYVKKVIGSFKDWEFFTGESMDPDAMIIMLNYREDGTTPFIAIWKHGIVEEKI; from the coding sequence ATGATTATTTACAAGGATATTTTCTCTAACGACGAATTATTATCAGACGCTTACGACGTCACCGAAGTTGATGGTGTCATCTACGAAGCCGATTGTGCTATGGTCAAGGTCGGTGGTGATAACATTGATATTGGTGCTAACCCATCTGCTGAAGACGgtggtgatgatgatgtcGATGACGGTTCTGAAATCGTTAACAACGTTGTCCACTCCTTCCGTTTACAACCAACTGGTTTCGACAAGAAGTCTTTCCTAACTTACATCAAGGGTTACATGAAGGCTGTCAAGGCTAAATTACAAGAATCTAACCCAGATGCTGTTGCCACTTTCGAAAAGGGTGCTCAAACTTACGTCAAGAAGGTCATTGGTTCTTTCAAGGACTGGGAATTCTTCACTGGTGAATCCATGGACCCAGATGCCATGATCATCATGTTGAACTACCGTGAAGATGGTACCACTCCATTCATCGCTATCTGGAAGCATGGTATcgttgaagaaaaaatctaA
- the SFK1 gene encoding Sfk1p (similar to Saccharomyces cerevisiae SFK1 (YKL051W); ancestral locus Anc_2.589), protein MFQKPGNYCFLVPWIAFIPWYGMLITMLICWAAQGHPIYWFMHTDQFPVYISDIGATNLRPLFIACSAWQGIGFVICLILEFLQRHFFWMNPWFTVDERNLIFAAIVFGCIGELGLLFCTIFSTALFHTVHTAMVCVFVIFMFLAGCCLAAEYFIMGRHYGFIHYKNGLPPGEYYDEKDIKWNVWKGHYWNKFTISACFKTFWLIAAVVWAIMFGALSDNSKSACFEWLLAFWLGIFFIIISVDFYLGSLWKKSKYWPLLQAYGGYYKFEQNQYKRMKKSSDDLQRKEVENV, encoded by the coding sequence atgtttCAGAAACCTGGAAATTACTGTTTCCTGGTACCATGGATCGCATTCATACCTTGGTATGGGATGTTGATCACCATGTTAATCTGTTGGGCTGCACAAGGTCATCCGATCTATTGGTTCATGCACACAGATCAATTCCCAGTTTATATATCAGACATTGGTGCCACAAACCTAAGACCCTTGTTCATTGCTTGTTCTGCTTGGCAAGGAATTGGATTTGTAATATGTCTAATATTAGAATTCTTACAGAGACACTTCTTTTGGATGAACCCTTGGTTTACTGTCGATGAGAGAAATCTCATCTTTGCAGCAATTGTCTTCGGTTGCATTGGTGAACTGGGTTTACTATTTTGTACCATATTCAGTACGGCTCTCTTCCACACAGTGCATACCGCCATGGTGTGTGTTTTCGTCATATTTATGTTCTTAGCAGGTTGCTGTTTAGCGGCagaatatttcatcatGGGTAGACATTATGGTTTCATTCATTACAAGAACGGCTTACCACCTGGAGAATACTACGATGAAAAGGATATAAAATGGAATGTTTGGAAAGGTCACTACTGGAACAAATTTACCATAAGTGCATGTTTCAAGACATTCTGGCTCATTGCCGCCGTTGTTTGGGCAATCATGTTTGGTGCTCTGTCAGATAATTCAAAGAGTGCATGTTTTGAATGGCTTCTGGCATTCTGGTTAGGTATCTTCTTTATAATCATCTCAGTAGATTTCTACCTTGGCTCCCTAtggaagaaatcaaaatattggCCTCTTTTACAAGCTTATGGAGGTTACTACAAATTTGAACAGAACCAATACaagaggatgaagaagtcTTCTGATGATTTGCAACGGAAAGAGGTCGAAAATGTATAA
- the OAR1 gene encoding 3-oxoacyl-[acyl-carrier-protein] reductase (NADPH) (similar to Saccharomyces cerevisiae OAR1 (YKL055C); ancestral locus Anc_2.585): MFPVAVVTGATRGIGRAIVQNLSAHGISCVAIGSSLESVMRLRSDLKFTSPHQMHRTLAIDLCNWPQWTECKRFPGLSFSSDGLMKQGEYPIFDSGSKYYIDLLVNCAGRTQTSLGLKTSPTQMKELMNLNFLSCVSLINLSTRHMIRTVHRNASTTTPCIISISSILENVAIPGTTIYSASKAALSQYTKVLAQETATWGIRAVALPLGLVRETDMIQDLDTSIVDALKNLPSQTPKQVADTVWSIYHREGTDRAKLHENFP; this comes from the coding sequence ATGTTCCCCGTTGCTGTTGTCACTGGTGCTACAAGAGGTATAGGGAGGGCAATTGTGCAGAATTTGTCAGCCCATGGTATAAGTTGTGTTGCTATTGGATCCTCTCTCGAATCTGTGATGAGGCTAAGATCAGATTTGAAGTTTACATCTCCTCATCAAATGCACAGAACATTAGCTATCGATCTATGCAATTGGCCCCAATGGACGGAATGCAAAAGATTCCCAGGACTGAGTTTTTCCAGCGATGGATTGATGAAACAAGGCGAGTACCCTATCTTTGATAGTGGctcaaaatattacatCGATCTACTAGTAAATTGTGCGGGAAGAACACAAACTTCACTGGGTCTGAAAACATCCCCCACACagatgaaagaattaatgaatttgaattttctgaGCTGTGTCAGTCTAATCAACTTGAGTACGAGACATATGATAAGGACCGTACATAGAAATGCATCAACAACGACACCTTGTATAATCAGTATATCTTCAATACTTGAAAACGTAGCAATCCCCGGCACAACAATCTACTCTGCATCGAAAGCTGCATTATCGCAATACACAAAGGTGCTAGCACAAGAAACAGCCACGTGGGGGATCCGAGCAGTGGCTCTGCCCCTGGGACTAGTGAGAGAGACAGATATGATCCAAGACCTAGATACAAGCATCGTCGATGCCCTAAAGAATTTACCATCGCAGACCCCAAAGCAAGTCGCAGACACCGTTTGGTCAATTTACCACAGAGAAGGAACTGATCGTGCCAAATTAcatgaaaattttccttga
- the KAFR0I01600 gene encoding uncharacterized protein (similar to Saccharomyces cerevisiae YKL050C and YMR031C; ancestral locus Anc_2.590), whose protein sequence is MSLVCAVKNEENIDILRNTVKGRQSTLTTTTTTKKTTITTSRVTPQKCEPRVIEEFDYDESVPRSLMPDGKNALSKEAIYKSKLKHGIFYSPNRPSKGVSSAKYASGVAAVLAERNPVEIKAYQRNEVDPVALQTATYLTNKFRTTKDTNKLIKQGSWHTDQDDRLRMYAWKSSRRAVDLPQKEDEDYYDVEGMLLKNRMNYSKVLSSAEDRAGDRIEERYTTVPKVSPAVKRSYSMNAANSVFRTQNYESKHDLDLQRQKVEIAKLMASEKVMKQARARAAYELNKIAIEDPDEMIFGNMDYNRHAVVVAQRHLSKERTAEEKFKIQHQDELYMGKGLWVKNKEIDNTARTFVRPILTEVDARVEEQRETDRVLYERHSKQVRDWEDWRALQNLRVSNDGRLINSSRRKNTRMLNTREKVAVRKYNEMVASKERELQLKTDELNALIEERRTLEDTLDSNLQMYEKKQSQEFEEWMKITENDIFAIREEEEAVLTPYRNDVKTAEQDGINLKQEQTEIENDIKALEGEQMSIANEKELESLQKKLMVVQRKVELNENERELKREKLNLLESFRKEHKPNSLEEEAELKNSLGLSMGSTGYLQDLKKDEHLRPALMSDGATPGASARSVTGVSGVMEPDPAVANISPVTPHSTPRNAVNLKEKPISNVDTVVEDGITESTPSFSGFSESSKKEGFFKEVF, encoded by the coding sequence atgtCTTTGGTTTGTGCTGTCAAAAACGAGGAAAATATTGACATTCTTAGAAACACAGTGAAAGGTCGGCAATCGACCCTAACCACGACGACAACTACTAAGAAAACGACCATTACTACTTCCAGAGTCACGCCACAGAAATGTGAGCCTCGTgtcattgaagaattcgACTATGATGAGAGTGTTCCAAGGTCGCTAATGCCAGACGGGAAAAATGCCCTGAGTAAAGAGGCAATCTACAAGTCCAAGTTGAAACATGGCATTTTCTACTCCCCTAATAGGCCAAGTAAAGGTGTTAGTAGTGCTAAGTACGCTTCAGGTGTCGCTGCAGTCTTGGCTGAAAGGAACCCTGTGGAAATAAAGGCTTATCAAAGAAACGAAGTTGACCCTGTCGCTCTACAAACAGCAACCTATTTGACCAACAAGTTTAGAACAACAAAGGATACAAACAAGTTAATTAAGCAAGGTTCTTGGCATACTGATCAAGATGATAGATTGAGAATGTATGCTTGGAAATCATCTAGGAGAGCTGTAGATCTGCCtcaaaaagaagatgaggatTATTACGACGTAGAAGGTATGCTTTTGAAGAATAGAATGAACTACTCCAAGGTTTTGAGTTCTGCAGAGGATAGAGCAGGGGATCGGATTGAAGAACGGTATACTACGGTGCCAAAAGTGTCTCCTGCTGTTAAACGTAGCTATTCGATGAATGCAGCAAACTCCGTCTTTAGGACTCAAAATTACGAAAGCAAACATGATTTAGATTTGCAAAGGCAGAAAGTGGAGATTGCCAAATTGATGGCTTCTGAGAAGGTTATGAAACAGGCACGTGCCAGAGCAGCTTATGAATTAAATAAGATCGCTATAGAAGATCCAGATGAAATGATCTTTGGTAATATGGATTACAATAGACATGCTGTCGTTGTTGCTCAGAGACATTTGTCAAAAGAGAGAACGGCGGAagagaaattcaaaattcagCATCAAGATGAATTGTATATGGGTAAAGGTCTCTGGGTAaagaacaaagaaattgataatacTGCAAGGACTTTTGTCAGGCCAATTCTAACTGAGGTTGATGCAAGAGTGGAAGAACAAAGAGAAACTGATCGAGTATTGTATGAGAGACACAGTAAGCAGGTACGGGATTGGGAAGATTGGAGAGCGCTTCAGAATCTAAGAGTATCGAATGACGGCAGATTGATCAATTCTAGTAGAAGGAAGAATACCAGAATGTTGAATACTCGGGAAAAGGTTGCTGTCAGAAAGTATAATGAAATGGTTGCCAGTAAAGAAAGGGAGTTGCAACTAAAAACAGATGAATTAAATGCACTAATCGAAGAGAGACGTACCTTAGAAGATACTTTGGATTCTAATTTGCAAATGTATGAGAAGAAGCAAAGTCAAGAGTTTGAAGAGtggatgaaaataacagagaatgatatttttgCAATTcgtgaagaagaagaggcGGTATTGACGCCTTACCGTAATGACGTTAAGACAGCTGAGCAAGACGGtatcaatttgaaacaagAACAAAcggaaattgaaaatgacattAAAGCGTTGGAGGGAGAGCAAATGAGTATTGCAAATGAGAAGGAGTTGGAAAGTTTGCAGAAGAAGTTGATGGTGGTTCAACGTAAGGTTGAACTCAATGAAAACGAACGTGAATTAAAGAGGGAAAAGTTGAACTTGCTAGAATCCTTTAGAAAGGAACACAAGCCAAACTCTCTCGAGGAGGAAGCAGAGCTGAAAAACTCCCTTGGTCTTTCAATGGGTTCGACTGGGTACCttcaagatttgaaaaaggaTGAACATTTAAGACCAGCACTAATGTCAGACGGTGCTACTCCTGGTGCATCCGCTAGGTCAGTAACTGGGGTTAGTGGTGTCATGGAACCAGATCCAGCAGTAGCCAACATCAGTCCAGTGACGCCCCACTCAACACCAAGAAATGCAGTTAATCTGAAAGAAAAACCCATCTCCAATGTAGATACAGTAGTTGAAGATGGTATTACAGAGTCTACACCGTCTTTTAGTGGATTTTCAGAAAGTTCGAAGAAGGAAGGGTTTTTTAAGGAAGTTTTTTAG
- the ASK1 gene encoding Ask1p (similar to Saccharomyces cerevisiae ASK1 (YKL052C); ancestral locus Anc_2.588), translated as MSLEEQIEKLDQEITLNLQKIDSNFSYCFKKITQNIIPHIRNYSNICDDIIDSTYCLTSIFQKTSDISIVEKGKPTDSIFPDETTQDFNVTSTGQILKVPDSSDEETHNNSTIQRQSRKRKVSLLLQQEYGSSSSAMPSPVQLKVTNGNIKTDGINSSPLKEHM; from the coding sequence ATGTCATTGGAAGAGCAGATAGAAAAACTTGATCAAGAGATAACGTtaaatttacaaaagatcgattcaaatttcagttattgtttcaagaaaataacgCAAAATATAATACCACACATTAGAAACTATTCTAATATTTGTGATGATATTATAGATAGTACGTATTGTCTGACGAGTATTTTCCAGAAGACTAGCGATATAAGTATTGTAGAGAAGGGGAAACCGACAGATAGTATATTTCCCGATGAAACAACACAAGATTTCAATGTAACGTCCACGGGACAAATATTGAAGGTTCCGGATTcaagtgatgaagaaacGCATAACAACAGTACTATACAAAGACAAAGTCGTAAGAGGAAAGTCTCGCTGTTGTTGCAACAGGAGTATGGGTCGAGTTCAAGCGCAATGCCATCTCCCGTACAATTGAAAGTTACGAATGGGAATATCAAGACGGACGGTATCAATAGCTCTCCTTTAAAAGAACATatgtaa
- the CSE4 gene encoding centromeric DNA-binding histone H3-like protein CSE4 (similar to Saccharomyces cerevisiae CSE4 (YKL049C); ancestral locus Anc_2.592), with protein MQSQQWEQSNVNRGLLEEQELINERANLLLQRTRERRNLLLQGTGEHGNLLLQGTTDLLPRSEDRRRYEHVDMDIIGDEKGMNNKEKKKKKKKKKRHEKKIESKIRKIQKERSKEKKYTPSSLALYEIRKYQGSTDLLISKIPFARLVKEVSDEFTYRDENLHWQSMAIVALQEASEAYLVGLLEHANLLALHAKRVTLMKKDVQLARRIRGQFI; from the coding sequence ATGCAGAGTCAGCAATGGGAGCAGTCGAATGTGAATAGAGGTTTGCTCGAGGAGCAAGAGTTGATCAATGAGAGGGCGAATTTGTTATTACAGAGGACGAGAGAACGGAGGAATCTGTTGTTGCAAGGTACGGGAGAGCATGGGAATTTACTGTTACAAGGTACAACAGATTTGTTGCCCCGTTCAGAGGATAGAAGGCGATATGAGCATGTGGATATGGATATAATTGGTGACGAGAAGGGGATGAACAAcaaggagaagaagaagaagaagaagaagaagaagagacaTGAGAAAAAGATCGAATCGAAGATTaggaaaattcaaaaagaaagaagtaAAGAGAAGAAGTATACCCCAAGTAGTTTGGCATTGTATGAAATTAGAAAGTATCAGGGATCGACAGACTTACTAATATCAAAGATACCCTTTGCGAGACTTGTGAAGGAAGTCAGCGATGAGTTTACGTATCGAGACGAGAACCTTCACTGGCAATCTATGGCGATCGTAGCATTACAAGAGGCGAGCGAAGCTTACTTGGTGGGGCTATTGGAACATGCAAATTTACTAGCCCTACATGCTAAAAGGGTTACACTCATGAAAAAAGACGTACAACTGGCACGAAGAATCAGAGGTCAATTTATATAG
- the DEF1 gene encoding DNA damage-responsive RNA polymerase-degradation factor DEF1 (similar to Saccharomyces cerevisiae DEF1 (YKL054C); ancestral locus Anc_2.586) has protein sequence MSRNINRKKLDPVIKSKIDTLIELFPDWTNDDLIDIVLEYVDLETIIDKITSGAVTKWDEVKKPVKKEKSHTSNHTSLNITLPKPEDDWTPPRKKTVKPVQKKTTAIVLEKVRPSTKPVSSKTSWASAIAVEKSESNEIQVETEVAKVEDEAMNGDAEPVNVEIPKKLESLTSAVPAATTKKMSWAAIASKPIVQKGLDNMDDLKEEIAKVANEKENEEESEEESEEESEEESEEESEEESEEESEEESEEESEEESEEESEEESEEESEEESEEVPQVQQAIPQEVPAPKEATAPQKVTNSKEVTAEASTEVPAQVPAASQASIQQTTSQSNAAMAAATAQQQYYMYQNQFAGYNYPGMFDNQYNAYQQGQSNVQPGANANQYNIQQQSFNENGTNGAAAAAPSPSVAHAQQQQMHGGSFMPYYNHFYQQSFPYGQPQYGGQYPYQVPKAGYNYPNQQNQYPQQTNTTAQQGEEQQPQQQRAQGQANGHQPTAQQIQLQQYYQFQQQQQAAAAHAAQQGIPYGYNGYDYTSQASRGFY, from the coding sequence ATGTCAAGGAATATAAATAGAAAGAAACTGGATCCAGTTATTAAGTCTAAAATAGATACATTAATAGAATTGTTTCCAGATTGGACGAATGATGATTTAATCGATATAGTCCTGGAATACGTTGACCTAGAAACaataattgataaaatcacGTCCGGTGCAGTGACCAAATGGGATGAGGTGAAGAAGCCTgtgaagaaggaaaaatcACATACTAGTAATCATACATCGTTAAATATTACATTACCAAAGCCGGAAGATGACTGGACTCCTCCTCGTAAGAAGACTGTCAAGCCAGTACAAAAGAAGACTACGGCAATCGTCCTGGAAAAGGTGAGACCTTCTACAAAACcagtttcttcaaagaCATCATGGGCAAGTGCAATTGCAGTGGAAAAATCCGAAAGTAATGAAATTCAGGTAGAAACAGAAGTAGCAAAGGTAGAAGACGAAGCAATGAATGGAGATGCAGAACCGGTTAATGTAGAAATTCCAAAGAAATTGGAGTCGTTAACGAGTGCCGTACCAGCTGCTACAACCAAGAAAATGTCTTGGGCAGCAATCGCATCAAAACCAATTGTTCAAAAGGGTTTGGATAATATGGACGATttgaaggaagaaattgcaAAGGTTGCAAAcgagaaagaaaatgaagaagaaagtgaagaagaaagtgaagaagagaGTGAAGAAGAGAGCGAAGAGGAAAGTGAGGAAGAAAGTGAAGAGGAGAGTGAAGAGGAAAGTGAGGAAGAAAGTGAAGAGGAGAGTGAAGAGGAAAGTGAGgaagaaagtgaagaagaaagtgagGAAGAAAGCGAGGAAGTTCCACAGGTTCAACAGGCTATTCCACAGGAAGTGCCAGCTCCAAAGGAAGCAACAGCTCCACAAAAAGTTACCAACTCAAAAGAAGTCACTGCTGAAGCCTCCACTGAAGTTCCTGCACAGGTTCCAGCTGCATCTCAAGCTTCCATCCAGCAAACAACATCCCAATCGAATGCCGCTATGGCTGCTGCCACCGCGCAACAACAATATTACATGTACCAAAACCAATTTGCCGGCTACAACTACCCAGGCATGTTTGATAACCAATATAATGCATACCAACAAGGCCAATCAAACGTCCAACCAGGTGCTAACGCAAACCAATACAATATACAACAACaatcatttaatgaaaatggtacCAACGGcgctgctgctgctgccCCTTCTCCATCTGTTGCCCATGctcaacaacaacaaatgCATGGTGGCTCCTTTATGCCTTACTACAACCATTTCTACCAGCAATCCTTCCCTTACGGCCAACCACAATACGGCGGACAATACCCATACCAGGTCCCAAAGGCTGGTTACAATTATCCAAACcaacaaaatcaatatcCACAACAAACTAACACTACAGCACAACAAGGTGAAGAGCAACAGCCTCAACAACAAAGAGCACAAGGTCAAGCTAATGGACATCAACCAACTGCACAACAAATACAATTACAACAATACTACCAATTtcaacagcagcaacaagCTGCCGCTGCTCACGCCGCACAACAAGGTATTCCATACGGTTACAACGGCTACGACTATACTTCTCAAGCATCAAGAGGCTTTTATTAA